One stretch of Pseudobdellovibrionaceae bacterium DNA includes these proteins:
- a CDS encoding type II secretion system F family protein, protein MSLMFCLLVGSLFVVRTNKILRILGYMSPMNGRIVMIAALAVTILASWMSRAPQFVLWTFALALFLSPKIVLSVVQRRRRRQFHNETSRFYDRMLLGVRSGVAAREVLRRISQDAGFGFHTRDLADASLREDAALFETRDAEFRQRAEDLRRILSAGQRTADRLQSLRRSARMRERFQRKSRNATQPVRAQIGVILSLYIGLLAYQTSQDPEVMTSAWLLGSATLVFFGLYVIFRQQRSFKWSI, encoded by the coding sequence ATGAGTTTGATGTTTTGTCTGTTGGTCGGATCACTTTTCGTGGTTCGAACAAACAAGATCCTCCGAATTCTGGGTTACATGTCGCCAATGAACGGTCGAATCGTGATGATTGCGGCGCTCGCGGTGACAATTCTCGCGAGCTGGATGTCGCGAGCACCACAATTCGTACTTTGGACGTTCGCTTTGGCCCTGTTTTTGTCGCCGAAGATCGTTTTGAGTGTCGTGCAACGCCGCCGTCGGCGCCAGTTTCACAACGAGACGAGCCGATTCTACGACCGAATGTTGCTCGGAGTCCGCAGTGGCGTGGCCGCGCGCGAAGTCTTGCGCCGAATTTCGCAAGATGCGGGCTTCGGATTCCACACGCGCGACCTCGCGGACGCGAGTCTTCGGGAGGATGCGGCTCTTTTCGAGACTCGCGACGCCGAATTTCGCCAACGCGCGGAGGATTTGCGGCGAATTCTGAGCGCGGGTCAGCGCACGGCGGATCGATTGCAGTCTTTGCGGCGAAGCGCGCGGATGCGCGAGCGATTTCAACGAAAGTCCAGAAATGCGACGCAACCGGTGCGCGCGCAGATCGGTGTGATCCTGTCCTTATATATAGGTCTGCTGGCCTATCAAACATCGCAAGATCCCGAAGTGATGACCTCGGCATGGCTTTTGGGATCGGCGACGCTCGTCTTTTTCGGTTTGTACGTCATCTTTCGTCAGCAACGGAGCTTCAAATGGTCGATCTGA
- a CDS encoding MCE family protein, whose amino-acid sequence MRAETKVGLLFLTTIVVLIGFGYFIGALNPFSNTHELNVMYNFAGGIEEGSPVRVMGIKVGKVSKIEFDPSYRSPSGEEVKLKLRIQIDKAAWSTVRQDSKFFINLAGVIGEKFLEISPGSSSAGELTPDAFVRGEDPPRVDQLISQSYGLAGKLIEIVEKNEGSASNLIGQLDKLVTNFNKTLALMDKTSKNPEVSRLVDNAVKISDDLSYLTGQLRTKKAEESFALMHKLLFRMENLDKEAIKKFLQEEGIRARMF is encoded by the coding sequence ATGCGTGCCGAAACGAAAGTCGGATTGCTGTTCCTGACAACCATCGTGGTGCTGATCGGGTTCGGCTATTTCATCGGGGCGCTGAATCCGTTCTCGAACACCCATGAGCTGAACGTCATGTACAACTTCGCCGGGGGCATCGAGGAAGGTTCGCCCGTTCGCGTGATGGGGATCAAGGTCGGGAAAGTCTCGAAAATCGAGTTCGACCCCTCTTACCGCTCGCCTTCGGGCGAAGAGGTGAAGCTCAAACTTCGTATCCAAATCGACAAGGCGGCCTGGTCCACCGTCCGCCAGGATTCGAAATTCTTCATCAATCTGGCCGGCGTCATCGGCGAAAAGTTTCTGGAGATCTCGCCCGGCAGTTCCAGCGCGGGCGAGTTGACCCCCGACGCTTTCGTGCGGGGTGAAGATCCGCCGCGGGTCGATCAGCTGATCTCGCAAAGCTATGGTCTGGCCGGAAAGCTCATCGAAATCGTCGAAAAGAACGAGGGCAGCGCCTCGAATCTGATCGGCCAGCTCGACAAATTGGTCACGAACTTCAATAAGACGTTGGCTTTGATGGATAAGACGTCCAAAAACCCCGAGGTCTCGCGTTTGGTGGACAACGCGGTGAAGATTTCCGATGACCTGTCCTATTTGACCGGCCAACTTCGCACCAAGAAGGCCGAGGAAAGCTTCGCTTTGATGCACAAACTTCTCTTCCGGATGGAAAACCTGGATAAGGAAGCGATCAAAAAATTTCTTCAGGAGGAGGGAATTCGTGCGCGGATGTTCTAA
- a CDS encoding ABC transporter permease, translated as MTAFLALVAETLREIPRRPYRPSEFFKQLHFVANQSVPMVIFCVCFAAMVTILESSFHMKIVIQNDSMVPGFAAMLILRELAVVVTALLMTSRVGAGLAAEVGTMAITEQIDALKMLGIRPVQYLVVPRLLACVIGMVMLGIIANITCLVAAMWVSDFYLGFAPGTFITSMNRFVGMSDFLGALVKAACFGFIIPLVSCYFGFNCEKGAEGVGRATTKSVVASSVAILVVDFLLAYLFSILKA; from the coding sequence ATGACGGCGTTTCTGGCGTTGGTCGCGGAAACCTTGCGTGAAATCCCGCGCCGCCCTTACCGTCCTTCGGAGTTCTTCAAGCAACTTCACTTCGTCGCGAATCAAAGCGTGCCGATGGTCATCTTTTGCGTGTGTTTCGCGGCGATGGTGACGATTCTGGAAAGCAGTTTTCATATGAAAATCGTGATCCAGAACGATTCCATGGTTCCGGGTTTCGCGGCGATGCTGATTTTGCGCGAGCTCGCCGTCGTGGTGACCGCCCTCTTGATGACATCACGGGTGGGGGCCGGGCTGGCCGCCGAGGTCGGCACGATGGCGATCACCGAACAGATCGACGCGCTCAAAATGCTGGGCATCCGCCCGGTGCAGTACTTGGTCGTCCCGCGACTGCTCGCGTGCGTCATCGGTATGGTCATGTTGGGGATCATCGCGAATATCACCTGCCTGGTCGCCGCGATGTGGGTCAGTGACTTTTACCTTGGTTTCGCGCCCGGGACGTTCATCACCTCGATGAATCGTTTCGTTGGCATGTCCGACTTCCTCGGCGCGCTGGTGAAGGCCGCGTGTTTCGGCTTCATCATCCCCTTGGTGAGCTGCTATTTCGGGTTCAACTGTGAAAAAGGCGCGGAAGGTGTCGGGCGGGCGACAACAAAGAGTGTCGTCGCTTCCTCTGTGGCGATTCTTGTGGTCGACTTTTTGTTGGCGTATCTGTTTTCAATTTTGAAGGCGTAG
- a CDS encoding ABC transporter permease: MKIVNEIGRTLQFFFLIMETMIRRPCARREVFVQIWKVTEQSFLTTGMAGFFVGAIMTVQFTLQMKEFGALGFLGGLATSGTIREVGPLLIAFMLAGKVGAYTSAELGTMRVTEQIDAIRCLGADPIQEIILPRFLGIIVASFFLLGLGLMMSIGGGMLMGALFAGVNAEEYVRHIPTIVTSVSVVSGLIKCFVFALLLATVCTYKGYSATGGAKGVGLAVVGTAVTTMVGIVVADWLTSFIGESVLRAAGVY, translated from the coding sequence ATGAAAATCGTCAACGAGATCGGTCGCACGCTTCAGTTTTTCTTTTTGATCATGGAAACCATGATCCGACGCCCCTGCGCGCGACGGGAAGTGTTCGTGCAGATCTGGAAGGTCACGGAACAGAGCTTTTTGACGACCGGAATGGCGGGTTTTTTCGTCGGCGCGATCATGACCGTCCAGTTCACTTTGCAGATGAAAGAGTTCGGCGCGCTGGGCTTTTTGGGTGGGCTCGCGACTTCGGGGACGATCCGTGAGGTCGGTCCGCTGTTGATCGCGTTTATGCTGGCGGGCAAAGTCGGAGCCTACACTTCGGCCGAACTCGGCACCATGCGGGTGACCGAACAGATCGACGCCATCCGCTGTCTCGGCGCGGATCCCATCCAAGAGATCATTTTACCGCGCTTTTTGGGGATCATCGTCGCCAGCTTTTTCTTGCTGGGACTGGGTTTGATGATGTCCATTGGCGGCGGAATGTTGATGGGGGCCCTCTTCGCCGGCGTGAATGCGGAAGAATACGTCCGGCATATTCCCACCATCGTCACCTCGGTGTCCGTCGTCAGCGGGTTGATCAAATGCTTCGTTTTCGCACTGCTTTTGGCGACGGTCTGCACTTATAAGGGCTACTCCGCAACCGGCGGTGCGAAAGGGGTCGGGCTCGCGGTGGTCGGCACTGCGGTCACGACCATGGTGGGGATCGTCGTTGCCGACTGGCTGACGTCATTTATCGGTGAGTCGGTCTTACGCGCGGCGGGGGTTTACTGA
- a CDS encoding ABC transporter ATP-binding protein codes for MIEFKNVVKRFGDRTILKGLSLKVEAGEILFILGTSGTGKSVLLKNLVGLLRPDEGEIWIDGRETSRISEVEYLEIRKFCGMVFQQPALFDSMTIFDNIAFGLRKLERLPEEQVAVRVREALRAVHLPNVEDRFPQEISYGMQKRASLARTLALKPRILLFDEPTTGLDPVTTTAVNELIAELSREYRTTSLVVSHDMQCALAIADRIIVLDQGHIVDQGTPEELRQSQVPLVQDFLREVIAE; via the coding sequence GTGATCGAATTCAAAAATGTCGTCAAACGTTTTGGCGATCGTACGATTTTGAAAGGACTGAGTCTTAAGGTCGAAGCCGGTGAGATTTTGTTCATTCTGGGAACGTCGGGCACCGGAAAATCCGTGCTGCTCAAGAACTTGGTCGGACTTTTACGTCCGGACGAAGGGGAAATTTGGATCGATGGTCGCGAAACCAGCCGGATCAGCGAGGTCGAATACCTCGAGATTCGCAAATTCTGCGGCATGGTCTTCCAGCAGCCCGCGCTTTTCGATTCGATGACGATCTTCGACAACATCGCTTTCGGCCTGCGCAAACTCGAGCGTCTGCCCGAAGAGCAGGTCGCCGTGCGCGTACGCGAGGCTTTGCGGGCCGTGCACTTACCGAATGTCGAAGACCGTTTTCCGCAAGAGATTTCGTACGGAATGCAGAAGCGCGCGAGCCTTGCGCGGACGCTTGCCTTGAAGCCGCGGATTTTGCTTTTCGACGAGCCCACCACGGGTCTTGATCCGGTGACGACGACGGCGGTGAATGAACTGATCGCGGAGCTTTCGCGTGAATACCGCACGACGAGTCTCGTGGTTTCGCATGACATGCAGTGCGCGCTCGCGATCGCCGATCGGATCATCGTCCTGGACCAAGGACACATCGTCGATCAGGGGACTCCCGAAGAACTTCGCCAAAGTCAGGTTCCCCTTGTGCAAGACTTCCTGCGCGAGGTCATTGCGGAATGA
- a CDS encoding ATP-binding cassette domain-containing protein: MARDSIGNPVLELRNVALRFGRQVVLKNINLEIQKGERVAVIGPSGQGKSSILKLLAGLIAPTSGQVFIEGRDFHALSPREQQELRLRMGMLFQKNALFDSMRNLENVCFPLREAGLREEDSLNSKAKSYLEAVGLGHATELFPDEISGGMQKRLGIARALVLDPEIVFYDDPTAGLDPITSRKIVDLINELQRQRESTIVAVTNDMNRARQLGERVLMVVETEVLDLGHPDEMRQHPDPRVHQFISGLAHGPLTGAM; the protein is encoded by the coding sequence ATGGCGAGGGACAGCATCGGGAACCCGGTTTTAGAGCTTCGGAACGTCGCCTTGCGCTTCGGTCGTCAGGTGGTTCTGAAAAACATCAACCTGGAGATCCAAAAGGGCGAACGCGTAGCGGTGATCGGTCCGAGTGGGCAGGGTAAAAGCTCGATTTTGAAGCTGTTGGCGGGTCTGATCGCGCCCACGTCCGGGCAGGTTTTCATCGAAGGTCGCGATTTCCATGCCTTATCCCCGCGCGAGCAGCAGGAACTGCGACTCCGTATGGGGATGCTCTTTCAGAAAAACGCGCTCTTCGATTCCATGCGCAACCTCGAGAATGTCTGCTTTCCACTGCGGGAAGCGGGTTTGCGGGAAGAAGATTCGCTTAATTCCAAGGCAAAATCTTATCTCGAAGCGGTGGGGCTGGGTCACGCGACCGAACTTTTTCCGGACGAGATCAGCGGCGGGATGCAAAAGCGGCTGGGCATCGCGCGGGCGCTGGTCTTGGATCCCGAAATCGTCTTTTACGATGACCCCACGGCGGGCTTGGATCCGATCACCAGCCGGAAAATCGTGGATTTGATTAACGAACTTCAGCGCCAGCGTGAGTCCACGATCGTGGCCGTCACGAACGACATGAACCGTGCGCGCCAGCTGGGAGAGCGGGTTCTGATGGTGGTTGAGACGGAGGTGCTCGACCTCGGGCACCCAGACGAAATGCGTCAACACCCGGATCCGCGCGTCCACCAATTCATTTCGGGACTCGCTCACGGTCCGCTTACGGGGGCGATGTGA
- the mdh gene encoding malate dehydrogenase, giving the protein MAHKRKKIAVIGGGFVGSTCAHWAAAKELGDVVLLDINEGAAKGKALDLYEAAPVEQFDSRVVGTADYKDIADSDVVIITAGLPRKPGMSRDDLLATNAKIMKEVCEGVKKYAPNSVLIIVSNPLDAMAFVAKQVTGFPRERVIGMAGVLDTARFRTFISEELQVSVKDIQAIVLGGHGDTMVPMPRHCSVGGVPLTEMMPADKLDALIQRTRTGGAEIVNLLKTGSAYYAPAASAVQMAEAILKDQKRILPCAVELQGEYGVKNLFVGVLCKLGGKGMENVIELKMNDSEKAMLGNSIKAVEELVGALGKLQY; this is encoded by the coding sequence ATGGCACACAAGCGTAAAAAGATCGCCGTTATCGGCGGTGGTTTCGTTGGGTCGACCTGCGCTCATTGGGCGGCAGCGAAAGAGCTCGGCGATGTTGTTTTGTTGGATATCAATGAAGGCGCAGCCAAAGGGAAAGCTTTGGATCTGTACGAAGCGGCTCCGGTCGAGCAATTCGACTCGCGCGTCGTCGGAACCGCCGACTACAAAGACATTGCGGATTCCGATGTCGTCATCATCACCGCGGGTCTTCCCCGTAAGCCCGGTATGAGCCGTGACGATCTTCTGGCGACGAACGCGAAGATCATGAAAGAAGTCTGCGAAGGCGTGAAGAAGTACGCGCCGAACTCGGTGCTGATCATCGTTTCGAATCCGCTGGACGCGATGGCGTTCGTGGCGAAACAAGTCACCGGCTTCCCCCGCGAACGCGTCATCGGCATGGCCGGCGTTCTGGATACCGCACGCTTCCGCACTTTCATTTCGGAAGAACTGCAAGTCAGCGTGAAAGACATCCAGGCGATTGTCCTGGGCGGTCACGGTGACACCATGGTTCCCATGCCCCGTCACTGCTCGGTCGGCGGCGTTCCGCTCACCGAAATGATGCCCGCGGATAAACTCGACGCCCTCATCCAGCGCACCCGCACCGGCGGCGCCGAGATCGTCAACCTGCTGAAAACCGGTTCGGCTTACTACGCTCCCGCCGCTTCGGCCGTCCAAATGGCCGAAGCGATCCTCAAGGATCAGAAGCGCATCCTTCCTTGCGCGGTCGAGCTGCAAGGCGAGTACGGCGTGAAGAACCTCTTCGTCGGCGTTCTCTGCAAACTGGGCGGCAAAGGGATGGAGAACGTCATCGAACTGAAGATGAACGATTCGGAAAAAGCCATGCTGGGCAACTCGATCAAAGCCGTCGAGGAACTCGTCGGTGCTTTGGGCAAACTGCAATACTAA
- the sucC gene encoding ADP-forming succinate--CoA ligase subunit beta codes for MNIHEYQGKEVLRRYGVQTLKGKVAFTPDEAVKAAQDIGGSVWVVKAQIHAGGRGKGGGVKVAKSLDEVKSLSQQIIGMQLVTHQTGPEGRKVQKVLIEQGCNIAKEYYVAVLVDRATGRVAMMASAEGGMDIEEVAAHRPEAILKVDIDPATGLSPYQCRELAFGIGIPSASVNKAVSFMQGLYKAFIEIDCSIAEINPLVLTKEGDILALDAKMNFDSNALYRHKDIVEYRDLAEEEPTEIEASKYDLAFIKLDGKIGCLVNGAGLAMATLDIIKLNGESPANFLDVGGGANKEKVTAAFKIILQDPAVKGILVNIFGGIMKCDIIAEGVVAASRELGLKVPLVVRLEGTNVEMGKKILRDSGLDITPADDLADAARKIVAAVKGK; via the coding sequence ATGAATATCCATGAGTATCAGGGCAAAGAAGTCCTTCGCCGTTACGGAGTGCAAACTCTGAAGGGTAAAGTTGCATTCACTCCCGATGAAGCGGTCAAAGCCGCGCAAGACATCGGTGGCAGCGTTTGGGTGGTGAAAGCCCAAATCCACGCCGGCGGCCGCGGTAAAGGCGGCGGCGTGAAGGTCGCAAAATCCCTCGACGAGGTGAAGTCGCTCTCGCAACAAATCATCGGCATGCAACTGGTCACGCACCAGACCGGCCCCGAGGGCCGTAAAGTGCAAAAGGTTTTGATCGAGCAAGGTTGCAACATCGCGAAGGAATACTACGTCGCGGTTCTGGTCGATCGCGCCACCGGTCGCGTCGCGATGATGGCCTCGGCGGAAGGCGGCATGGATATCGAAGAAGTCGCAGCTCACCGCCCGGAAGCGATCCTCAAAGTCGACATCGATCCCGCGACGGGACTGTCGCCCTACCAGTGCCGCGAACTCGCGTTCGGCATCGGCATCCCTTCCGCTTCGGTCAACAAGGCCGTGAGCTTCATGCAGGGACTCTACAAAGCCTTCATCGAAATCGACTGCTCGATCGCGGAAATCAACCCGCTCGTGCTGACGAAAGAAGGCGACATCTTGGCGCTCGACGCGAAGATGAACTTCGATTCGAACGCCCTTTACCGTCACAAAGACATCGTCGAATACCGCGACCTGGCGGAAGAAGAGCCCACCGAAATCGAAGCCAGCAAATACGACCTGGCGTTCATCAAGCTGGACGGCAAGATCGGTTGCTTGGTCAACGGTGCGGGCCTCGCGATGGCGACTTTGGACATCATCAAGCTCAACGGCGAATCGCCCGCGAACTTCCTGGATGTCGGCGGCGGCGCGAACAAAGAAAAAGTCACCGCGGCCTTCAAAATCATCCTGCAAGACCCGGCCGTGAAAGGCATCCTCGTGAACATCTTCGGTGGAATCATGAAGTGCGACATCATCGCCGAAGGCGTGGTGGCGGCTTCGCGGGAACTGGGCCTGAAGGTCCCGCTCGTCGTTCGCCTCGAAGGGACGAACGTGGAAATGGGTAAGAAAATCCTCCGCGACAGCGGTTTGGATATCACTCCGGCCGACGACTTGGCCGACGCCGCTCGCAAAATCGTTGCGGCCGTGAAAGGAAAATAA